In Equus caballus isolate H_3958 breed thoroughbred chromosome 7, TB-T2T, whole genome shotgun sequence, one DNA window encodes the following:
- the OR5P76B gene encoding olfactory receptor family 5 subfamily P member 76B, with protein sequence MDALGDRNHTAVTGFILLGLTDDPILRVILFIIILCIYLVTISGNLNTIILIRISSQLHHPMYFFLSHLAFVDMGYSSSVTPYMLINFLVERNTISYFGCGIQLGSATFFGTVESFLLAAMAYDRFVAVCNPLLYSTKMSTQVCVQLLIVAYVGGFLNASSFTICFFSLLFCGPNQVNHFFCDFAPLFELSCSDISIPIVFLSFTAGSIVVVTALVIAVSYIYILITILKMHSTEGRHKAFSTCASHLTAVTLFYGTITFIYVLPKSSYTTDQNKVVSVFYMVVIPMLNPLIYSLRNNEIKGALKRELARKICS encoded by the coding sequence ATGGATGCCCTCGGGGATAGAAACCACACTGCAGTGACAGGATTCATTTTATTGGGCTTAACTGATGACCCGATCCTTCGAGTCATCCTCTTCATTATCATCCTGTGTATCTACCTGGTGACCATATCTGGCAATCTCAACACAATCATTCTTATCAGAATCTCTTCTCAGCTCCATCAccctatgtatttttttctgagccaCTTGGCTTTTGTTGACATGGGCTATTCATCTTCTGTCACACCCTACATGCTTATAAACTTCCTGGTGGAGAGAAATACCATCTCCTATTTTGGATGTGGCATCCAGCTTGGTTCAGCCACTTTCTTTGGCACAGTTGAGTCCTTCCTTCTGGCTGCCATGGCATATGATCGTTTTGTGGCCGTTTGCAACCCACTGCTTTATTCCACCAAAATGTCCACACAAGTTTGTGTCCAGTTGCTTATAGTGGCTTATGTAGGTGGTTTTCTCAATGCTTCCTCCTTTactatttgcttcttttctttacttttctgtggACCAAATCAAGTCAatcattttttctgtgattttgctCCTTTATTTGAACTCTCCTGTTCTGATATCAGTATTCCcattgtttttctctcatttactGCTGGCTCTATCGTTGTGGTCACAGCATTAGTCATAGCTGTCTCCTACATCTACATCCTTATCACCATCCTGAAGATGCACTCCACTGAGGGACGCCACAAGGCCTTCTCTACCTGTGCCTCACACCTCACAGCAGTCACTCTGTTCTATGGGACCATAACGTTCATTTATGTGCTGCCCAAGTCCAGCTACACAACTGATCAGAACAAGGTAGTGTCTGTGTTCTACATGGTGGTGATCCCCATGTTGAACCCGCTCATCTACAGCCTCAGGAACAATGAGATTAAGGGGGCTCTGAAGAGGGAACTTGCTAGAAAAATATGTTCTTAA
- the OR5P98 gene encoding olfactory receptor family 5 subfamily P member 98, whose product MDALGEGNHTSMTGFILLGLIDDPILRVILFVIILCIYLVTISGNLNTIFLIRISSQLHHPMYFFLSHLAFVDMGYSSSVTPNMLVNFLVEKNTISYFGCGIQLGSVVFFGSTECFLLAAMAYDHFVAVCSPLLYSTKMSTQVYVQLLMVAYVGGFLNVCSFTVCFYCLLFCGPNRVNHFFCDFAPLVELSCSEISIPAVVPSFTAGSIIVVTVFVIAVSYIYILITILKMRSTEGRHKAFSTCASHLTAVTLFYGTITFIYVMPKSSYSTNQNKVVSVFYMVVIPMLNPLIYSLRNNEIKGALKRELARKICS is encoded by the coding sequence ATGGATGCCCTGGGGGAAGGGAACCACACTTCAATGACAGGGTTCATTTTATTGGGCTTAATTGACGATCCGATCCTTCGAGTTATCCTCTTCGTGATCATCCTGTGTATCTACCTGGTGACCATATCTGGCAATCTCAACACAATCTTTCTTATCAGAATCTCTTCTCAGCTCCATCAccctatgtatttttttctgagccaCTTGGCTTTTGTTGACATGGGCTATTCATCTTCTGTCACACCCAATATGCTTGTAAACTTCCTGGTGGAGAAAAATACCATCTCCTATTTTGGATGTGGCATCCAGCTTGGTTCAGTTGTTTTCTTTGGATCCACTGAGTGCTTCCTTCTGGCTGCCATGGCATATGATCACTTTGTGGCAGTCTGCAGCCCACTCCTTTATTCCACCAAAATGTCCACACAAGTCTATGTCCAGTTACTCATGGTGGCTTATGTAGGTGGTTTTCTCAATGTTTGCTCTTTTACTGTTTGCTTCTATTGTTTACTCTTCTGTGGACCAAATCGAGTCAatcattttttctgtgattttgctCCTTTAGTTGAACTCTCCTGTTCTGAGATCAGTATTCCCGCAGTTGTCCCCTCATTTACAGCTGGCTCCATCATTGTGGTCACGGTGTTTGTCATAGCTGTCTCCTACATCTACATCCTCATCACAATCCTGAAGATGCGCTCCACTGAGGGGCGCCAcaaggccttctccacctgtgcctcACACCTCACAGCTGTCACTCTGTTCTATGGGACCATCACGTTCATTTATGTGATGCCCAAGTCCAGCTACTCAACTAATCAGAACAAAGTGGTGTCTGTGTTCTACATGGTGGTGATCCCCATGTTGAACCCCCTCATCTACAGTCTCAGAAACAATGAGATTAAGGGGGCTCTGAAGAGAGAGCTTGCTAGAAAAATATGCTCTTAG
- the OR10AB7 gene encoding olfactory receptor 10T2, giving the protein MGNHTTVSTFLLWGFSGFPDLQNFLFVMIFFCHVTTVTANVSIMVAIQLSHNLHTPMYFFLCGLSISETCTTMVILPRILVDLLSDNKTISLPECATQMFFFLGLGGNNCFIIAAMSYDRYTAIHNPLHYAIRMTHKMCLQLMMASWMVGFLVSLCIVITVFNLSFCDSNTIQHFFCDISPVVSLACDYTLYHEMATFLLSAFVLVGSFILIMISYVFIGSTVLKMPSAKGKYKAFSTCSSHLTVVCIHYGFACFVYLRPKDSDSFHEDMPMALTYTVLTPLLNPIVYSLRNKEMQIALMKVVDNANRLISQRVNKRTLNI; this is encoded by the coding sequence ATGGGAAATCATACTACAGTGAGCACATTCCTTCTGTGGGGATTTTCTGGTTTCCCAGACCTGcagaattttctctttgtgatgattttcttttgccATGTGACTACCGTAACTGCAAATGTGTCCATAATGGTGGCCATCCAGCTCAGTCACAACcttcacactcccatgtactttttcctctgtGGTCTGTCCATTTCAGAAACTTGTACCACTATGGTAATTCTCCCCCGTATTTTGGTGGACTTGCTGTCAGACAACAAGACCATTTCTCTTCCTGAGTGTGCcacacagatgtttttcttcttagGCTTAGGAGGGAATAACTGTTTCATCATTGCTGCCATGTCCTATGACCGTTACACTGCCATTCACAACCCACTGCATTATGCCATCCGGATGACCCATAAGATGTGCTTGCAGCTCATGATGGCGTCTTGGATGGTTGGATTCCTGGTTTCTCTCTGCATCGTCATCACTGTATTCAACCTATCTTTCTGTGACTCCAACACCATCCAgcacttcttctgtgacatctCGCCTGTGGTCTCCCTTGCTTGTGATTACACTTTGTATCATGAAATGGCTACTTTTTTGCTCTCTGCCTTTGTGTTGGTGGGaagctttattttaattatgatttCCTATGTCTTCATTGGGTCCACAGTTTTGAAGATGCCTTCTGCAAAGGGGAAGTATAAGGCCTTCTCAACTTGCTCCTCCCACCTCACTGTAGTGTGCATCCACTATGGATTTGCttgctttgtttatttgaggCCCAAGGACAGTGACTCATTCCATGAAGATATGCCAATGGCTTTGACATATACAGTGCTGACACCTCTGCTTAATCCCATAGTATACAgtctaagaaacaaagaaatgcagATAGCCCTAATGAAAGTAGTAGACAATGCAAATAGGCTTATCTCTCAGAGGGTTAATAAAAGAAccttgaacatttaa